From a single Mycosarcoma maydis chromosome 14, whole genome shotgun sequence genomic region:
- a CDS encoding uncharacterized protein (related to KRI1 - KRRI-Interacting protein 1): MDLFGESSDSSSAKLDIRTRPEESLNHFTINKEFAERYLHNKQRAEIHQLEAKYGKDALASDDQDSETDSESDVTEDEDGDQVNANVDAAIFRTLQRIRNKDAALYDSNTDIFAQEAEAAERAARLSGSSSVAPKKAGTTKKEKKVTLQDYQRQRVQELIETTDNPAEALAEATMSDRVKGILDHDEDGPMPFAQEQEELRKEVSQAFHAGIDDQDDLFVKRSEAQNGDASSSYRNAVIASLGPNADEETIRQAIRHNQPHQASASTSVLADADNDEKKNEDFLLNYILNRGWIDKSADEARPVKPRLTKANLKSKDDGHAAEGNAGNNRVATDHAYGRDWEAEAAELESEASFDSMADAFETAYNFRFEQGPESLTIPTYSRTPKDSARREDNTRKRKREERTARKEEEKRLKMQELSRLKNLKRQEIVDKLKKLREVTGSSGVDLDNLDLEADFDPDAHDQAMQKAFGDQYYGEQDDEKPSWDDDINIDDIIADHEAATPSSSKKNKKNKQSHADDEHTIEMDADFMQDGDAVDGQGSAAAGSKEAALRARLADNKLSKKERKKLKKKLKAALSKSSSTANGDDDSDSDAEAGANGVDVSAMDADTVAPTPSSSSDKKAMAKEMIDSYYNLDYEDMIGDLPTRFKYTQVAPADYGMSAVDILLADDEQLNSVVGLKNLQPYRRGKNRPMDLGKKLGQFRKDVYGNTSKTADGEDKPGKKRLGKKERNRLKAAAEAEEKKG; the protein is encoded by the coding sequence ATGGATCTTTTTGGCGAGTCTAGTGACTCATCGAGCGCAAAGCTCGACATTCGAACGCGACCCGAAGAATCGCTCAACCATTTCACCATCAACAAAGAGTTTGCCGAGCGGTATCTGCACAACAAGCAGCGCGCCGAGATTCACCAGCTCGAAGCAAAGTatggcaaagatgcgctcgcttccgACGACCAAGATTCGGAAACTGATTCAGAGAGCGACGTgaccgaggacgaggacggaGATCAGGTCAATGCCAATGTAGATGCTGCCATCTTCCGCACTCTTCAGCGTATTCGTAACAAGGATGCGGCTCTGTATGATTCCAACACCGACATCTTTGCGCAAGAggccgaagcagccgaaCGAGCCGCGCGGCTGTCTGGCTCGTCTTCGGTGGCTCCCAAAAAGGCAGGCACCAcgaaaaaagaaaagaaggTCACTCTGCAAGACTACCAGAGGCAAAGGGTGCAGgagttgatcgagacgacAGACAACCCTGCTGAGGCTTTGGCAGAGGCGACCATGAGCGATCGTGTAAAAGGCATCTTGGATcacgacgaggatggccCAATGCCGTTTGCTCAGGAACAGGAAGAGTTGCGCAAGGAGGTCTCGCAAGCCTTTCATGCTGGCAttgacgatcaagacgatctGTTTGTCAAACGGTCCGAAGCTCAAAATGGCGatgcttcctcttcctATCGAAACGCGGTCATCGCATCGCTTGGACCAAATGCGGACGAAGAGACCATTCGCCAAGCCATCCGCCACAATCAGCCTCACCAAGCATCCGCGTCCACTTCTGTTCTCGCCGACGCCGATAACGACGAAAAGAAAAACGAAGACTTTCTGCTCAACTACATCCTAAATCGTGGCTGGATTGACAAGTCTGCCGACGAGGCACGGCCGGTCAAACCTCGACTCACCAAGGCTAATTTGAAGAGCAAAGATGATGGACACGCTGCCGAGGGAAACGCGGGCAACAACCGAGTCGCCACAGATCATGCATACGGTCGTGACTGGGAGGCAgaagctgccgagctcgaatccGAGGCATCTTTCGATTCGATGGCTGATGCTTTCGAGACCGCCTACAACTTCCGCTTCGAGCAAGGACCCGAGTCGCTCACCATCCCCACATACTCGCGTACGCCCAAGGACTCGGCACGTCGTGAGGACAACACGCGTAAGCGTAAGCGAGAAGAGCGTACAGCAcgcaaagaagaagagaagCGACTCAAGATGCAGGAACTCTCGCGACTAAAGAACCTCAAGAGGCAAGAGATTGTCGATAAACTCAAGAAGCTTCGCGAGGTGACTGGATCGAGtggcgtcgatctcgacaatctGGATCTGGAAGCAGACTTTGATCCGGACGCGCACGACCAAGCGATGCAAAAGGCATTTGGCGATCAGTACTACggagagcaagacgacgagaagccgagctggGATGATGacatcaacatcgacgaCATCATTGCTGATCACGAGGCTGCTACCCCATcttcgagcaagaagaacaagaagaacaagcaGAGTCATGCGGATGATGAGCATacgatcgagatggacgcTGATTTCATGCAAGACGGCGATGCTGTGGATGGTCAAGGTAGTGCGGCTGCTGGATCGAAAGAAGCCGCATTGCGCGCGCGACTCGCCGACAacaagctgagcaagaagGAACGTAAGAAGCTCAAGAAAAAACTCAAAGCTGCTCTTTCGAAATCGTCCAGCACGGCCAACGGCGATGAtgactcggactcggacgCCGAAGCCGGCGCTAACGGTGTCGATGTTTCGGCCATGGATGCCGACACGGTCGCACCCACCccgtcctcttcgtcggATAAGAAAGCCATGGCCAAGGAAATGATCGACTCGTACTACAACCTGGACTACGAAGACATGATCGGTGACCTCCCCACGCGATTCAAGTACACGCAGGTAGCACCCGCCGACTACGGCATGTCGGCGGTTGACATTCTGTTGGCAGATGACGAACAGCTGAATAGCGTTGTTGGGTTGAAGAATCTGCAACCGTACAGGAGGGGTAAGAATCGACCGATGGATCTGGGCAAGAAGCTGGGCCAGTTCAGAAAGGATGTCTACGGAAACACATCCAAGACAGCCGATGGAGAGGATAAGCCGGGCAAGAAGAGATTGGGTAAGAAGGAGAGGAACCGGCTCAAGGCtgcagcggaagcagaggaGAAGAAAGGCTGA
- a CDS encoding uncharacterized protein (related to Cytochrome P450 8B1), whose translation MLEVHLSSHSPVFIGLTFILLVALVLAKHRLASKAAPSGPPPLPPLVDAPSSDPYNVRDTFLHRRSRYGNVFRAIEPHGATVTYIGDALTIKDIIDRPDAFDISSLHTAAAPMWNISNPAGVWFAHTGGQATLQHSSHLLSGARLASLQQRFVCALSKQFDALEPGHKGDLFALASETFFQATVEALFTPTFPPGQYTEFLRWDAELDQFCMACPSPRAVQSRDRFYNLVLQQIDQHLSECSLQVREQLHNVEREHGQTHADAVGVVLRTAWLGSTQSPLSGAWLLCILSRQPTKVARIRAELQQLKQKLAVHDVEEIVANPDLLKAENLPLLDHLVQELLRVYSAQSVPRLCLKDTVVRAMVGPGRVRLFQLKQGDILRLLFWNVHDATLNLQWWPESQGKGEKFRGTLQTFDESRFDRVPKPAMVKLDSNEAVRTWTPFGYGSRVCPGRYWAVAEVKAFILLFLHRFELEGAVAEPPRPDPKRWVGVMHPLDAMPATLKARS comes from the coding sequence ATGTTGGAAGTACACCTGTCTAGCCACAGCCCCGTCTTTATCGGCCTCACATTCAtccttctcgtcgctctcgtcctGGCAAAACACAGACTCGCCTCAAAAGCTGCACCAAGCGGACCTCCTCCATTGCCACctctcgtcgacgctccCTCCTCCGACCCATACAACGTTCGCGACACATTCCTGCACCGTCGATCCCGCTACGGCAATGTCTTTCGCGCTATCGAACCGCACGGTGCAACCGTAACCTACATCGGCGACGCGCTCACCATCAAAGACATCATCGACCGACCGGATGCATTCGACATCTCATCCTTGCACACCGCAGCTGCACCCATGTGGAACATTTCGAACCCCGCCGGCGTGTGGTTTGCGCACACGGGTGGGCAGGCAACTCTTCAGCACAGCTCGCATCTCCTCTCCGGAGCTAGGCTCGCTTCTTTGCAGCAGAGATTCGTTTGCGCCCTCTCGAAGCAGTTTGATGCACTCGAGCCTGGTCACAAAGGAGACCTTTTCGCTTTGGCTAGCGAAACCTTTTTCCAGGCGACTGTGGAGGCGCTTTTCACTCCGACCTTCCCCCCGGGACAGTACACCGAGTTTCTACGATGGGATGCGGAGCTGGATCAGTTTTGCATGGCGTGCCCCTCTCCACGCGCGGTTCAGTCAAGAGATCGCTTTTACAACCTGGTTctgcagcagatcgaccAACACCTGTCCGAATGCTCGTTGCAGGTGCGCGAACAGTTGCACAACGTTGAACGTGAACACGGGCAGACGCACGCGGACGCCGTCGGCGTGGTCTTGAGGACTGCCTGGTTGGGGTCCACCCAGTCACCCTTGAGTGGCGCTTGGTTGCTCTGCATCCTCTCGCGCCAGCCTACCAAAGTGGCGCGCATTCGAGCCGAGTTGCAACAACTCAAGCAGAAGCTTGCGGTGCACGACGTAGAAGAGATTGTCGCCAACCCCGACTTGCTGAAAGCCGAAAACTTGCCTCTCCTGGACCACCTCGTACAAGAGCTCCTTCGAGTTTACAGCGCGCAGAGCGTCCCTCGGCTATGCCTCAAAGATACCGTAGTTCGCGCTATGGTCGGTCCCGGACGAGTCAGGCTTTTCCAACTCAAGCAAGGCGACATACTTCGACTGCTCTTCTGGAACGTCCACGATGCCACCCTCAACTTACAATGGTGGCCAGAGTCGCAAGGCAAAGGCGAAAAATTCAGAGGAACGCTCCAAACATTTGACGAGTCACGCTTCGATCGAGTTCCGAAACCGGCCATGGTCAAGTTGGACAGCAACGAGGCGGTGAGGACCTGGACGCCATTTGGGTACGGCTCCAGGGTGTGCCCGGGCAGGTATTGGGCTGTGGCCGAGGTCAAAGCCTTCATCCTATTGTTCTTACATAGGTTTGAGCTCGAGGGTGCGGTGGCAGAGCCGCCGAGACCGGATCCAAAGAGGTGGGTTGGCGTCATGCATCCCTTGGATGCTATGCCTGCCACACTCAAGGCTCGAAGCTAA